A window from Sphingobacterium hotanense encodes these proteins:
- the coaE gene encoding dephospho-CoA kinase (Dephospho-CoA kinase (CoaE) performs the final step in coenzyme A biosynthesis.), which produces MGLKIGITGGIGVGKSIVTKLFKVLGIATYDADKEAKDIMVKSDDVRKALVETFGEKVYFENGSLNRAWLSARVFKDETELKKLSGIVHPAVIKAAEDWAEAQQGPYSLKEAALLFESGSYKSLDYCILVSSPEDVRIQRVMERDQVSEEEVRHRMSKQMPEEEKEALADFIIYNDDQHSLIEQVMALHQQFLSTK; this is translated from the coding sequence ATGGGATTAAAGATTGGAATTACAGGTGGCATCGGTGTGGGAAAAAGCATAGTAACCAAGCTTTTTAAAGTTTTGGGTATTGCGACCTATGATGCCGACAAGGAAGCGAAGGACATCATGGTCAAGAGTGATGATGTTAGAAAGGCGCTGGTTGAGACCTTCGGTGAGAAGGTTTACTTCGAGAACGGTTCTTTAAACCGTGCTTGGTTGTCAGCTCGCGTTTTCAAGGACGAAACTGAACTCAAAAAGCTGAGTGGAATCGTACATCCAGCGGTTATTAAGGCCGCAGAGGATTGGGCTGAAGCCCAGCAAGGGCCTTACAGTTTGAAAGAAGCTGCATTATTATTCGAGAGCGGCTCTTACAAAAGTTTAGATTACTGTATCCTTGTGAGCTCGCCTGAGGATGTTCGCATACAACGCGTGATGGAGCGCGACCAGGTTAGCGAAGAAGAGGTGCGACATCGAATGAGCAAACAAATGCCCGAAGAGGAAAAAGAGGCTTTAGCCGACTTTATTATATACAATGATGATCAGCACAGCCTAATCGAACAAGTGATGGCGCTTCATCAACAATTCTTATCGACTAAATAG
- a CDS encoding arylsulfatase, translated as MKRLLTLLFLVTFQLHAQTQKPNIVFILADDLGIGDLGSYDQQKISTPNLDKLAASGMRFTKFYAGTSVCAPSRSSLLTGQHTGHTHIRGNKEIEPEGQEPLADSIRTFAMILQEQGYTTGAFGKWGLGMVGTSGDPNRKGFDVFFGYNCQRQSHRYYPTHLWHNNQRVDLKGNDLSTKAVYAPALIQEQTLAFIDHNKERPFFLFVPTVLPHAELAGPEDEFYKKYEDAFEEKAHQGNDYGPKATVAGYASVEKPRATFAAMVSRMDHYVGEIIDRLEQQGLLENTIIIFSSDNGAHREGGTDPDFFNSTAGFRGYKRDLYEGGIRTPLLVSWKGRIPAGTTSSHVGAFWDIFPTIQELTNHTEVERTDGISMLPTWLKQGKQKKHQQLYWEFHEDGGRQAVRYKNYKLIRFKVKDPANSYYELYDLEKDPQEKRPLQNPKLAQKILKLMEEQHTASEIFPLLPKNTQL; from the coding sequence ATGAAACGTCTCCTAACCCTCCTTTTTCTTGTTACCTTTCAACTTCATGCGCAAACTCAGAAGCCCAATATCGTTTTCATCCTCGCCGATGACTTAGGAATTGGTGACTTGGGGAGTTATGACCAACAAAAGATCAGCACCCCGAATCTCGATAAACTAGCCGCTTCGGGCATGCGCTTTACCAAATTCTATGCCGGCACATCGGTATGCGCACCATCTAGGTCATCCCTACTGACCGGTCAGCACACCGGGCACACGCATATTAGAGGGAATAAGGAAATAGAACCTGAAGGTCAAGAGCCGCTAGCGGATAGCATACGCACTTTTGCTATGATATTGCAAGAGCAGGGTTATACAACCGGGGCATTCGGCAAATGGGGCTTGGGAATGGTCGGCACAAGTGGCGACCCGAACCGCAAGGGTTTTGATGTATTTTTCGGCTACAACTGTCAGCGCCAATCTCATCGCTACTATCCAACACATTTATGGCATAATAATCAACGCGTAGACCTAAAAGGCAACGACCTATCTACAAAAGCTGTCTATGCTCCTGCACTGATTCAAGAACAAACCTTAGCCTTTATAGACCATAACAAAGAACGCCCCTTTTTCTTGTTCGTTCCTACGGTCCTCCCCCATGCAGAATTAGCGGGTCCGGAAGACGAGTTTTATAAAAAATATGAAGATGCTTTTGAAGAAAAAGCACATCAAGGCAATGATTATGGTCCTAAAGCAACCGTTGCAGGCTATGCCTCTGTAGAGAAGCCTAGAGCGACATTCGCAGCGATGGTCAGCCGGATGGATCACTATGTGGGCGAGATAATCGACAGATTAGAACAGCAAGGGCTGTTGGAGAATACCATCATTATTTTCAGCAGCGACAATGGCGCGCATCGAGAGGGTGGCACAGATCCAGACTTCTTTAATAGCACTGCCGGTTTCAGAGGTTATAAGCGAGACCTTTATGAGGGCGGTATCCGCACTCCCCTATTGGTCAGCTGGAAAGGTCGCATCCCTGCGGGGACAACGAGCTCACACGTAGGAGCATTCTGGGATATTTTTCCAACCATTCAAGAGTTAACCAATCACACCGAAGTAGAGCGAACCGACGGCATCTCTATGCTTCCGACCTGGTTAAAGCAGGGGAAGCAGAAAAAACATCAACAATTATATTGGGAATTTCACGAGGACGGCGGTCGTCAGGCTGTGCGCTATAAAAACTATAAATTGATCAGATTTAAAGTAAAAGACCCTGCGAACAGCTATTACGAATTATACGATTTAGAGAAAGACCCACAGGAGAAGCGCCCGCTACAAAATCCCAAATTGGCACAAAAAATATTGAAACTGATGGAAGAGCAGCATACAGCGAGCGAAATATTCCCTTTATTGCCGAAAAATACCCAATTATAG
- a CDS encoding MBL fold metallo-hydrolase, producing the protein MAEIIEDFLVKRDKGYYCAYGDFYVDPLYPVQRAVVSHAHGDHASPGHREIYCTKATSAFMQVRYPKQPLQSYQVFDFEEGFNINGVEIVFIPAGHILGSAQILMVYKGVKYLYTGDYKLQEDPTCEPIKIIEADVLITETTFADPNVKHPDPKVEILKLDVPSNIMLGCYSLGKAQRITALMNLYLPDREILVHHSMLPLHRIYDSYANFPMKYALYNRKSMKGDEKNKVYLVPPLTFNSYRRAKNVVRVFASGWARLQASNDISLYLSDHVDWEDILTFVKAVKPKAIWTLHGDGRQLHAHLSENLIIRDIFEQTYRPDYC; encoded by the coding sequence ATGGCTGAAATAATTGAAGATTTTCTAGTAAAAAGAGATAAAGGTTACTACTGCGCCTATGGCGACTTTTATGTAGATCCACTCTACCCCGTACAAAGGGCAGTTGTATCGCATGCGCATGGCGATCATGCGAGTCCCGGACATCGAGAAATATATTGCACCAAAGCCACCTCGGCTTTTATGCAGGTTCGGTATCCAAAACAGCCCTTACAATCTTATCAAGTTTTTGACTTCGAAGAGGGGTTCAATATCAATGGGGTGGAGATTGTATTCATCCCCGCCGGACATATATTGGGTTCCGCACAAATTCTGATGGTATACAAAGGGGTAAAATACCTGTACACCGGCGATTATAAACTGCAGGAGGATCCAACTTGTGAGCCCATCAAAATCATCGAAGCAGATGTATTAATAACCGAGACGACCTTTGCGGATCCTAATGTAAAACATCCGGATCCAAAAGTCGAGATATTAAAATTGGATGTTCCAAGCAACATTATGTTGGGATGTTACTCGCTGGGAAAGGCACAGCGTATTACCGCTTTGATGAATCTTTATCTTCCTGATCGAGAAATTCTCGTGCACCATAGTATGTTGCCCCTCCATCGTATTTATGATAGCTATGCAAACTTTCCGATGAAGTATGCACTCTATAACAGGAAGTCGATGAAAGGCGATGAGAAAAATAAAGTTTATCTGGTACCTCCGCTTACATTTAACAGCTATAGACGCGCTAAAAACGTCGTACGGGTATTTGCATCGGGCTGGGCTAGATTACAAGCCAGCAACGATATCAGCTTATATCTCTCTGATCATGTCGATTGGGAAGATATTTTGACCTTTGTGAAAGCTGTTAAACCTAAGGCTATCTGGACTTTACATGGTGATGGCCGGCAGCTGCATGCACATTTATCAGAAAATTTAATAATCCGCGACATTTTCGAGCAAACATATAGACCTGATTATTGTTAG
- a CDS encoding YbbR-like domain-containing protein produces MSYVNLPESKAFHPLQSDTVTVKLKMSGWKVLMERIRPDTAKIQVDLSGLKTRNFIVFGSQIGFINRQFRQEEQVVAVSPDTLYFDFSKQTQRKVPVKAVHNLTFQKQYGIIGATKASPEYVTITGPLEDVASIEYLETDTIKGKDVNTDVRTVAYLNKQQRTNITIYPTFSEIVIPVGEITEKVIELPIKVENGKQYTSVRILPGKVKATILVAVKDYNKWTSRDFEAVVDLEAWKDHNVESLPVILTKVPEFCQVLSIEPQNVDFFVRK; encoded by the coding sequence ATGTCCTACGTAAATCTACCGGAAAGTAAAGCCTTTCACCCTCTGCAATCAGATACCGTTACGGTTAAGTTGAAGATGTCAGGTTGGAAAGTCCTGATGGAGCGCATTCGACCCGATACCGCAAAAATCCAAGTGGATCTAAGCGGTTTGAAAACAAGAAACTTTATCGTATTTGGAAGTCAAATTGGCTTTATCAATAGGCAGTTTCGCCAGGAGGAACAGGTTGTTGCTGTATCTCCGGATACCCTCTACTTCGATTTCTCTAAGCAAACGCAGCGTAAGGTTCCTGTTAAGGCGGTGCATAATCTAACATTCCAAAAACAGTATGGTATTATTGGCGCAACCAAAGCCAGCCCTGAATATGTGACCATCACTGGACCATTAGAGGATGTTGCCAGCATTGAATACTTAGAAACGGATACCATAAAAGGGAAGGATGTCAATACAGATGTTCGTACAGTTGCATATCTCAATAAGCAGCAGCGGACAAACATTACGATTTATCCAACATTCTCGGAGATTGTAATTCCCGTTGGGGAAATTACTGAAAAGGTAATCGAGTTGCCAATAAAGGTGGAGAATGGAAAGCAATATACCTCTGTTCGTATCCTGCCGGGCAAGGTGAAAGCGACGATCCTCGTTGCAGTCAAGGACTATAACAAATGGACTTCCCGAGATTTTGAAGCCGTGGTTGATTTGGAAGCTTGGAAGGATCATAATGTAGAGAGCCTGCCGGTCATACTAACCAAGGTGCCCGAGTTCTGTCAGGTGTTGAGTATTGAACCTCAAAATGTAGATTTCTTTGTTCGTAAGTAG